The Bemisia tabaci chromosome 5, PGI_BMITA_v3 genome includes a window with the following:
- the LOC109040687 gene encoding uncharacterized protein produces the protein MSYRGPSMGQHEVETDVQNLREQLEQMRSLVNDHAHILEGSEKGKKKKANQDSIINGSFLSFMFLTVFMMIMGVSIYAFKSLFAAIIKKFNHTHTEL, from the exons ATGTCGTACAGAGGACCTTCCATGGGCCAGCATG AGGTCGAAACTGACGTGCAAAATCTACGGGAACAATTGGAGCAGATGAGGAGCCTGGTGAACGACCACGCGCATATCCTGGAGGGCTCCGAgaaagggaagaagaagaaggcgaACCAAGACAGCATTATCAACGGTTCTTTCCTCAGTTTCATGTTCCTTACTGTATTCATGATGATCATGGGCGTCTCTATCTATGCCTTCAAGAGCCTCTTCGCCGCCatcattaaaaaattcaaccacACGCATACCGAGCTATGA